The Pirellulales bacterium genome contains a region encoding:
- a CDS encoding PEP-CTERM sorting domain-containing protein, giving the protein MAVNTTAVPGDKVFTIGVQINEADLTAKGVGDRPSLFVQDIKFGSGDAEPLQQSGLSNQSSLQGAATLFAAGGSTGSDSLYRDSWWYSGSPVIAPNGGVDGNPIISPDAGVMNGTVGGGINVGPLGYTFSEFAVKTPNSMNGQTMSFTGMYGPLGGNVFTDAPLMSQFVNGVMTLPLAQIVADGNVAIPSDWAHGLGTGLIFGQVVFNVLGGPGDIDPAAFLNFNNNDIESGNGQGLAASRALDALAAVSGVPMARNPEPSSLVLAGLGALCLTLAARHRRRLAR; this is encoded by the coding sequence ATGGCCGTTAACACAACGGCCGTTCCTGGCGACAAGGTCTTCACGATTGGCGTGCAAATCAACGAAGCCGATCTCACGGCAAAAGGAGTCGGCGATAGACCTTCGCTGTTCGTCCAGGACATCAAGTTCGGCAGCGGCGACGCGGAACCGCTGCAGCAATCGGGTTTGAGTAACCAATCTTCGTTGCAGGGGGCGGCGACTCTCTTTGCCGCGGGCGGATCGACAGGATCCGACTCGTTGTACCGCGACAGCTGGTGGTACAGCGGCAGCCCGGTCATCGCGCCGAATGGAGGCGTCGATGGCAATCCAATCATTTCACCGGATGCCGGCGTCATGAATGGCACAGTCGGCGGCGGCATCAATGTTGGGCCGCTAGGCTACACGTTCTCAGAGTTTGCCGTGAAGACTCCGAATTCAATGAACGGACAGACGATGAGCTTCACTGGCATGTACGGGCCCCTCGGCGGCAACGTTTTCACAGATGCGCCATTGATGAGCCAGTTCGTGAATGGCGTGATGACGTTGCCGCTCGCCCAGATCGTGGCCGACGGAAACGTCGCCATCCCAAGTGATTGGGCGCATGGCCTCGGCACGGGGCTAATATTCGGCCAGGTCGTCTTCAACGTTCTTGGCGGCCCGGGGGACATCGATCCGGCCGCTTTCCTGAACTTCAACAACAACGACATTGAGTCCGGTAATGGCCAGGGTCTCGCTGCGAGCCGTGCGTTGGACGCTCTGGCAGCGGTCAGCGGCGTGCCCATGGCGCGCAACCCAGAGCCCTCGTCATTGGTGCTGGCCGGATTAGGGGCCCTCTGCCTGACGCTCGCCGCCAGACACCGCAGGCGTCTGGCCCGTTAG
- the glgB gene encoding 1,4-alpha-glucan branching protein GlgB produces MRTTIALEKVGRLIEGRDENPFDLLGPHEIEDKGRRALAVRAFLPHSTQAWVVDPAAALGVPQPMRRIHPAGLFEAICPLPPAGSANKYLLQTADERGNRATMHDPYAFPNVLTEYDLYLLNEGTHWRSYDRLGAQLRTVDGIQGVNFAVWAPNATSVSIIGDFNVWDGRRHPMRKHIPSGFWELFVPGIGEDTLYKYRVKHGDQIFEKADPYGFGAELPPRTASKVVNLERYNWADSEWMTRRLEANKLDAPMSFYEVHLGSWKRPGDDPHRWMTYRELAHELVDYAKGMGFTHIELLPVNEHPFSGSWGYQPVGYYAPTSRYGTPQDFMYFVDHCHQCGLGVVLDWVPAHFPRDGHGLRQFDGTALYEHADPRLGEHKDWGTLIFNYGRHEVRNFLLSNALFWLDKYHIDGLRVDAVASMIYLDYSREPGEWIPNKFGGRENLEAIDLIKELNTQTHLQYPGTLTIAEESTAWAGVSRPTYVGGLGFSLKWNMGWMNDTTRYMRHESIHRKYHHDELTFSLIYAFHENFVLPLSHDEVVHGKGSLLDQMPGDLWQKFSNLRLLFAYMWTHPGKKLLFMGNEIGQWNEWNYDTSLQWDLMQWESHQGLQKLVRDVNHLYQREPALHQVDFESAGFEWIDCHNCDESVLGYIRRARNSSDFLAIGCNFTPTPRVQHRMGVPELCWYEEVLNSDSTYYGGSNLGNGPGIMAEEIPWHGRPYSVQIVLPPLALTVLKPRR; encoded by the coding sequence ATGCGCACCACGATTGCTTTGGAGAAGGTCGGACGGTTGATTGAAGGGCGCGACGAGAACCCCTTCGATCTGCTGGGCCCCCACGAAATCGAAGACAAAGGACGGCGGGCGCTGGCGGTGCGAGCGTTTTTGCCGCATTCTACGCAGGCCTGGGTCGTCGACCCGGCTGCCGCGCTGGGTGTACCCCAGCCGATGCGTCGGATTCATCCCGCCGGGCTGTTCGAAGCGATCTGTCCGCTGCCACCAGCGGGCTCGGCCAACAAATACCTCTTGCAGACAGCGGACGAGCGCGGAAACCGAGCCACCATGCATGATCCTTATGCGTTTCCCAATGTCTTAACCGAATACGACCTGTACCTATTGAACGAGGGTACGCATTGGCGCAGCTACGATCGGCTGGGCGCGCAACTGCGTACGGTCGATGGCATTCAGGGCGTGAACTTTGCCGTCTGGGCTCCCAACGCGACGAGCGTGAGCATCATCGGCGACTTCAACGTTTGGGACGGTCGTCGTCACCCCATGCGTAAGCACATTCCCAGCGGCTTTTGGGAATTGTTTGTGCCCGGCATCGGAGAAGACACGCTTTACAAATACCGTGTTAAGCACGGCGACCAAATATTCGAGAAAGCCGATCCCTACGGATTTGGCGCCGAGCTGCCGCCGCGAACCGCATCGAAGGTGGTGAACCTTGAGCGATATAACTGGGCCGACAGCGAGTGGATGACGCGTCGCCTAGAGGCCAACAAGCTCGATGCGCCGATGTCGTTTTACGAAGTCCATTTGGGAAGCTGGAAGCGACCCGGCGACGATCCTCATCGCTGGATGACTTACCGCGAGCTGGCCCACGAGCTAGTCGACTACGCCAAGGGAATGGGCTTTACGCACATCGAGCTCTTGCCTGTAAACGAGCATCCTTTCTCGGGCAGTTGGGGTTATCAGCCGGTCGGCTACTACGCCCCGACCAGTCGCTACGGTACGCCGCAAGACTTCATGTACTTTGTGGATCATTGCCACCAGTGCGGCTTGGGCGTGGTGCTGGACTGGGTGCCGGCGCATTTCCCGCGCGATGGTCATGGTTTGCGCCAGTTCGATGGCACGGCGCTCTACGAGCATGCTGATCCACGCCTGGGAGAGCACAAGGATTGGGGCACCTTGATCTTCAACTATGGCCGCCACGAAGTGCGGAACTTCCTACTCTCGAACGCCTTGTTCTGGCTGGACAAGTATCACATCGACGGCCTGCGTGTCGACGCCGTGGCCTCGATGATCTACCTGGACTATAGCCGTGAGCCGGGTGAGTGGATTCCGAACAAGTTCGGCGGTCGTGAGAACCTGGAAGCGATCGACCTGATCAAGGAACTCAATACCCAAACCCACCTGCAATACCCCGGCACATTGACCATCGCCGAGGAATCGACCGCCTGGGCAGGCGTGTCGCGCCCCACGTACGTGGGCGGCCTGGGATTCAGCCTGAAGTGGAATATGGGATGGATGAACGATACCACCCGCTACATGCGGCACGAATCTATCCACCGCAAGTATCATCACGACGAGTTGACCTTCAGCCTGATCTATGCCTTCCACGAGAATTTCGTGCTGCCGCTGTCTCATGACGAGGTCGTACACGGCAAGGGCTCGCTCTTGGATCAGATGCCGGGCGACTTGTGGCAGAAGTTCTCGAACCTGCGGCTGCTGTTCGCCTATATGTGGACACACCCCGGCAAGAAGCTGCTTTTCATGGGGAACGAGATCGGCCAGTGGAACGAATGGAATTACGACACCAGCCTGCAATGGGACCTGATGCAATGGGAATCGCACCAGGGGCTGCAAAAGTTGGTGCGCGATGTCAACCATCTGTATCAGCGCGAGCCCGCGCTGCATCAGGTCGACTTCGAATCGGCTGGCTTCGAGTGGATCGATTGCCACAATTGCGACGAAAGCGTGCTGGGTTACATTCGCCGCGCCAGAAACTCGAGCGATTTCCTGGCGATTGGCTGTAACTTCACGCCGACCCCACGCGTGCAGCATCGCATGGGAGTGCCCGAGCTGTGCTGGTACGAAGAGGTGCTCAACAGCGATTCGACGTACTACGGTGGCTCGAACCTGGGGAACGGGCCAGGCATTATGGCCGAAGAGATTCCCTGGCACGGTCGTCCGTACTCAGTGCAAATCGTGCTGCCGCCCTTGGCACTGACGGTATTGAAACCGCGGCGCTAA
- a CDS encoding RNase H family protein, with amino-acid sequence MNIPTPHFILFSQANRGNQRDEWSFVLKAADGSAILDAADAEPDAHGERLELLAVIRGLEALDQPSHVTLVTPSRYVTHGIRHGLPEWGRNGWKWEHFGEMVPVKNRDLWQRLDRALKIHRIHGSSHRIDGAHSTGGPAAALAPAASAADPTTMRDWSAAFRAFFGRLCAWRTDRLERLWLSCAQLGTSLLPYPWLE; translated from the coding sequence ATGAATATTCCGACGCCGCATTTCATCCTGTTCTCTCAGGCGAACAGGGGAAATCAGCGGGACGAATGGAGTTTCGTCCTGAAAGCGGCTGATGGATCGGCCATTCTCGATGCCGCTGACGCCGAGCCCGACGCGCACGGTGAGCGGTTAGAACTACTTGCCGTGATTCGCGGCCTCGAGGCGCTCGACCAGCCGTCGCACGTGACGCTGGTGACGCCGAGTCGCTATGTGACGCACGGTATCCGCCACGGCTTGCCCGAATGGGGGCGCAACGGCTGGAAGTGGGAGCACTTCGGCGAGATGGTGCCGGTCAAGAACCGGGATCTCTGGCAAAGGCTCGACCGGGCTTTGAAAATCCATCGCATTCATGGCAGCAGCCATCGCATTGATGGGGCCCATTCGACCGGTGGTCCGGCCGCCGCGCTTGCGCCAGCAGCGTCGGCGGCAGACCCGACGACCATGCGGGACTGGTCCGCAGCGTTTAGGGCCTTCTTCGGCCGCCTTTGCGCTTGGCGGACCGATCGGCTGGAGCGTCTGTGGCTTAGCTGTGCCCAGCTCGGAACTTCTTTGCTGCCTTACCCTTGGCTCGAATAG